The genome window GAGCAGCAGGGAAGCTGACATAAATAAAGAACTAGAATATGCAGAATCACTATATTTAAAGAAACGAAGGCGGTCAGTTGAAAATTGGTTGACGAATGTAGAGAGAATAAACAGGCAAGTTCATAGCCTGGAGCAAGCACTGGAAGAAAGGAGATTGCTTGGGCGTGTACAGTTGTGGAAACGAGTGGAAGAGCTGACTGGAGAAGTGACACAACTTGTGGATCAAGGAAGATTTCCTGGAGGGCTCACATTTGAAGCACATGAGACCAAAGGAGATGCATTGTTGACAACAAAATTGGTGGGTCAAACATTTCAAACAAATATGGATAAGATTTGGACATGCCTAATGCAGGATGAGGTCTTAATCATTGGCATTTATGGAATGGGGGGAGTGGGGAAAACAACCTTGGTGACTCATATCCATAACAAACTTATAGAAAATCCAAACACTTTCGATCATGTTTTTTGGATCACAGTATCACAAGATTTTAGCATTCATAAATTGCAGAATGATACTGCAAAAATACTGCATCTAGACCTTTCAAACGTggatgatgaaaagaaaagggcGGCAAAATTGGCCCAGGCTTGGATGAGAAGACAACAATCTGTACTCATTTTAGATGATGTATGGAATCATTTTGTTTTAGAGAATGTGGGAATTCCTGTCAGAGTCAACGGGTGCAAATTGATTTTAACCACGAGATCATTAGATGTGTGTCGAAGGATGGGTTGCCAAGTGAAAATCAAAGTGGAGCCCCTTTCAAAGGAAGAAGCTTGGAGCTTATTTTTGGAGAAAGTTGGGAACTAAATTTCAGTTTCTCCTGAAGTAAAAGATATTGCAAGGTCTGTTGCAAAAGAATGTGTCGGTCTGCCACTTGCCATAACCGTACTGGCTGGAAGCATGAGAGGAGTGGATGACATCTGTGAATGGAGGAATGCATTGGAGATTTTGAAAGAATCAAAACTGGGACAAGATGACATGGAAACTGAGGTTTTTCAAGTGCTGAGATTTAGCTATTGGAGCTTGAATGATTCAAAAGTGCAACATTGTTTTCTATACTGCTCACTATATCCtgaagattataaaattaaaagagaggAGTTGATAGAAAGTTTTATTGATGAAGGTTTCATTGACAGAATGAAGAGTAGGCAGGTAGAGTTTGACAGGGGTCACACTTTtctgaataaacttgaaaattctTGCTTATTGGAGGGCATTATAGATGATTTCCCAAATGAGAAAAAGTGCGTCAAGATGCATGATTTGGTTAGGGACATGGCACTTCAAATTGTGATTGTAAGTCCTTGATTCATGGTAGAAGCTGGCGTTGGGTTGGAGGATATACCAGATAAAGAAAAATGGACAAAGGATCTTGAGAAGGTTTCTTTGATGCACAACAAAATATCTGAAATTCCTTCTAGTTTATCACCAAGGTGTCCTAAACTTTCAACGTTGATGCTTCAACATAATAGTCTAAGAAGAATACCAGATTCTTTTTTTGTGCATATGCATGGTCTTGAGGTTCTTGATCTATCCTATAATGGCATTGAATATTTGCCAAATTCACTCTCCCACTTGGAGAATCTTACATCATTGTTGCTTAGAGAATGTGATAAAATAGAACATGTCCCTTCGTTAACATAGCTTTCTGCTTTGAGGAGGTTGGATCTTTGGCATACAGGAATTAGTGAAGTACCTAATGGTATGGAAATGTTGGTCAACCTCAGATACTTGGATATCTATGCACCCAATCTAAAGATGTTGCCTGTTGGGACTTTCACTAAACTCTCTCATCCCCAATATCTTGTTGTTTACCGGTCATTTGAAACATTAAAAGTGAATGGAGAGGAGGTAGCACACTTGAAAAAATTGGAAACTTTTAGTGGACAATTCAGTGAACTCCAAAACTTTAATGCATATGTCAAATCCCTAAAAGTGGGAGGACCTAGCAGTTACCTACTTCAAATGGGATTAGATGACCCAGATGTCACACCAATTGAAAGTGACACCTTTGACAAACGTGTAATCTTAAAAAGATGCAGTGTAAGTACAAGTAGAGTTGGAGGAGAAGATTCCCTTTTGCTCCCA of Quercus lobata isolate SW786 chromosome 8, ValleyOak3.0 Primary Assembly, whole genome shotgun sequence contains these proteins:
- the LOC115956020 gene encoding disease resistance protein SUMM2-like, with the protein product MAKLGKIIDMGEQLCFCNSLDEKMQKLKRKLEDLSSREADINKELEYAESLYLKKRRRSVENWLTNVERINRQVHSLEQALEERRLLGRVQLWKRVEELTGEVTQLVDQGRFPGGLTFEAHETKGDALLTTKLVGQTFQTNMDKIWTCLMQDEVLIIGIYGMGGVGKTTLVTHIHNKLIENPNTFDHVFWITVSQDFSIHKLQNDTAKILHLDLSNVDDEKKRAAKLAQAWMRRQQSVLILDDVWNHFVLENVGIPVRVNGCKLILTTRSLDVCRRMGCQVKIKVEPLSKEEAWSLFLEKVGN